The region GAAAGCGCTGTTGGAGCGCAATCGCGACAGGGCGCGTCTGGAGGCCGAGGCGGAAGAAAACCGCGCGCTGCAGGAAAGGGAGCGTGCCGAGCGCGCCCGGATCGACCAGGCTCAGGAAGCGGATGTCAAATTCGCCGTCGGTGAATTGGCGCTTGGCCTGGCCAAGCTTGCCGAAGGCGACATGACGAGCGCGCTCGAGCATCCTTTCGCCGCGACGCTTGACGAGACCCGCATCAATTTCAACGAGTCGGTCGTCAAACTGCGTTCGGCACTGGTGTCCTTCTCGCATAATGCCGAGGTCATCCAAAGCGGCACCGAGGAGATCCGTTCTGCTGCCGACGATCTTGCGCGCCGGACGGAGCAGCAAGCCGCCTCCGTTGAGCAAACCGCCGCAGCGCTTGAGCAGATCACGACATCCGTCAAGGATTCGACGGCGCGGGCCGAAGAAGCCGGATCGATGGTCGTTCGCACGAAGGAAAATGCCGAACGTTCCGGCCAGATCGTGCAACGGGCCGTCGAGGCGATGAACGACATCGAACAGTCCTCCAAGTCGATCTCGAATATCATCGGCGTCATCGACGAGATCGCTTTCCAGACCAATCTGCTTGCGCTGAATGCCGGCGTCGAGGCGGCGCGTGCCGGTGAAGCCGGCAAGGGTTTCGCCGTCGTCGCTCAGGAGGTGCGGGAGCTGGCGCAGCGCTCGGCCGGCGCCGCCAAGGAGATCAAGGCGCTGATCGGCGCTTCGGGCGGCCAGGTGCGCCACGGTGTTGCCCTGGTGCGTGAGACCGGCGATGCTTTGGAGGGGATTGTTCAGGAGGTGCAGCAGATCGACCGCAATGTCCACGCGATCGTTCAATCCGCCCGCGAGCAGTCGACCGGCCTTCAGGAAATCAACACCGCCGTCAATCAGATGGACCAGGCGACGCAGAAGAATGCCGCCATGGTCGAGGAGTCGAATGCCGCCGCCCACACGCTTGCGACCGAGGTCTCCGCCCTCTCCGGACGGTTGGGCCAGTTTCGCCTCGATGCGGGCACGGGCGTGACCTCGGCAATGTCGCGTTCGAATGCGCCGCGCCCGATCGCTGCTCCGAAAATCGTATCGTCGCACGCCGCCATCCCGGTTCCCTCGCCGGCTCGCGCCTTGAAGAAGACGCTGGCGACCGCGTTTGGCGGCGGTTCGAAGGCGACAGCCCCGGCCGAGCATGGCTGGGAGGATTTCTGATCCGATCCGCTCAACGGGATAGAGACGTTCGTGGCGGCCGTGTTCAGGCCGCCGCCTTCCGCCGTCCGGCGCGAAGCCCCAGCAGTCCGGCGCCCATCAACAGCAGAATTGCCGTCGCATAAATATCCGTCGTCAGCGCATAGCCGGCCGATTTCGCCAGGAACCCGGCAAGGATCGCCGGCAGGCTGAAGGCGAGATAGCTCTGCACGTAAAAGGCCGACAGCAGCCCGGCGCGCTCATCCGCCTTGGCGAGCGGCATGATGGTGCCGAGCGAGCCGAGGAAATTGGTGCCGAAACCGGCGCCGGTAAAGACCGTGCCGATCAGCAGCAGCGGCACATTGGCAAGATGCACGCCGGCAACGACCGTCAGAATGCCGAGCGCCTTGGCCGATACACCGAAGCCGAGATTGGCCGATGCCGACTTGCCGCGCCTGAGATAGACGGTGATCGCCCCGCTCGTCATCAACGCCGTCACCACCGCCCCGCCGGTCAGCGGCGCGCCGCTGCCGGTGGTGCTGGCGACCAGCGACGGCACCAGCGAGAGATAGAAGCCGGCAAGCGTCCAGTTGGCGATATTGATCGGCGTCACCAGCGACAGCGGCCGCTTCACCTGCTGGGGAACCGTGACCCTGGGGATCAGCGACCCGAGCGCGCCCGGCCGTGTGCCGCCGGTCTCTCGCGTCAGCCAGATGCCGGCCGCCAGCAGGGTGAAGGCGAGAAGCAGCAGCGCATAAATGAGATGCATCGGGAAAGGGCCGTATTGGATCAGGGCGCTGGTGCCGACCGCGCCCACCGCCATGCCGCAAAGCGGCGCGATCGAATTGACGGTCTGCCCCTTTGCCCGGTCGACATCGACGAGAGCGGCGCCGAGCGAGGCGCCGGCGATGCCGGTCGCAATACCCTGGACGATCCGTGCCGCGATTAGCCAGCCCGGGCCGCTGGCGACGACGAAGAGACCCATGGCGATGATTTCGAGCATAAGAGCGAAAAAGATTACCGGCTTGCGGCCGAGATGATCGGAGATCGAACCGGCGGTCAGGAGTGCTGCCAGCAGCGCGAAGGCGTAGACGGCGAAAACCACGGTGATCAGCAGCGGCGACAGCGAGAAATTCTGCTGATAGATCCGGTAGAGCGGCGTCGGCGCCGCCGAAGCGCCGAAGAAGGTGGCGAGCGTCAGCGCATGAAAACCGATCGAGGGGCGCTGCGCATTCTCGGTGGATTTGGCTGCGGTGAGCATATATAAGCCCCTTAAAGCTAAGCCGTTGCGTTAGCTCCATGTAGGGCGAATGCGCGGTAAAGGCAAATTCTTTGCGTTTATGGTTCTGTCAAAGATTTTGAACCATGGGTGGGATCGGGTTGAAGGCATGGCAGCGAAAGAGAATCTCCGCCCGGGTGGCAGAAGCGCCCGGGTTCAGGCATCGGTGCACAAGGCGGTTCGCGAGCTGCTGGCCGAGATGAACCGCGCCGAGGTGACGATCCCGCTGATCGCCGCCAGGGCCGGTGTGACGCCGTCGACCATCTATCGCCGCTGGGGCGACCTGCAGGAGCTTCTGGCCGATGTCGCCGTCGAGCGGCTGCGGCCGGATATGCAGCCGGTCGATGCCGGCAGCGGCAAGGCCGATCTTCAAGCCTGGGCCGAGCAATATGCCGAGGAAATGTCTTCCGGGCCGGGCCGCGAGATGATCCGCGACGTGCTGGCGGCGCAGGCGGGCGACAATGCCTGCAAATGCTGCGAATATACCCGCCAGCAGATCGTCCTCATCGCCGAGAGGGCAAAGGCCCGCGCCGAAAGCTTCCCGGATGTCGAATGCGTCATGGATCAGGTCGTGGCGCCGATCATGTACCGCATCCTGTTCGGCGACGTGCCGGATGGCGCGCGGGTGCGTGATTTGGTTGCGCGCGTCATGAGCGCGGACTGATCTTATTCGGCGGCGGCGCGCTTGAGGCCGGAAATCTGGGTGATGTAGGCGCGCAGCGCCGCCGGCCGCACCGGCTTGTGCTGGACGGCGATGTCTTGCCGCTCGGCCTCGCTGCGCACCTCCGGCGTGCGGTCGGCGGTAACGAGCAAAGCGGGGATATCGGCGCCGAACTGCCGGCGCAGATGCAGGATGGCGGCAATGCCGGTGCCGTCGTCGAGATGATAATCGGCGATGATGAGATCCGGCGGCCCGTCACGGCCGTCGCTGGAGATCACGTCGGCGAGGCAATCGAGCGCCGCGACCTCGCAGCCCCAGCCGCTGAGCAGCAGCCGCATGCCTTCGAGAATCTTCGGCTCGTTGTCGATGCAGAGGATCTTCAGTCCCTTGAGCGGCTGCCCCGGCCGCTCAGTGGCTGCGATAGCCGCAGCCACCTCGGCCGGGCACGAGACGTCGAGCGGCATGGCGATGCGGAACGCCGTGCCCCTGCCATGCGTCGAGTGCAGCTCCACAGGATGGTTGAGCACGCGGGCGATGCGGTCGACGATCGACAGGCCGAGCCCGAGGCCGGAGGCGGTTTTTGCGCCTTCGTCCAGCCGGGCGAATTCCTTGAACACGGTGCGGAATTTCGACGGCGGAATGCCGATGCCGGAATCGATCACCTGGATGATCACCTGGTTGCCGCGCCGCCGCGCCCCGACCAGCACCTTGCCGGTGATCGTGTATTTGATGGCGTTGGAAACGAGGTTCTGCACCAGCCGGCGCAGCAGGTTGGGGTCGGAGCGCACCCGGAGCGATGTCGGCATGACCACCAGCTTTAGCTGTTTTTCGCGGGCGATCGGCGCGAAGTCGGTTTCGATTCGCTTCAACAGGTCGGAAAGCGCGACGGCAGCAAGCCGAGGCCGCATGGCGCCGGTGTCCAGCCTCGAGATATCGAGCACCGCGCCGAGAATGGTTTCGACCGATTCCAGTGCCGAATCGATGTTGCGCACGATCGGGCTGTTGTCGGATTGCGCCATGCGCTCGACCAGCGCCGAGGAATAGAGCCGGGCGGCGTTCAGCGGCTGCAGGATGTCGTGGCCGGCGGCGGCGAAGAAACGGGTCTTGCCGATATTCGCCTCGTCGGCGGCGGCCCGCGCCTCGGCAAGCTCGTGGTTGACGCGGGTCAACTCGGCCGTGCGTTCGGCGACGCGCTGCTCCAGCGTCTCGTTCGCCTGTTTCAGCGCCTGGTCGGCGCTGACGCGCTGGGTGATATCGGTGAAGGTGGCGACGATGCCCTTGTCCGGCATGGCGTTGGAGCGCACCTCGATGATCCGTTCGCCGCCGCCAAGCACCAGGGCGAAGGGCTTGTCGAGCGTCAGGAAATGCCGAACCGTCTGGCTGAGATCGCCGGGCGCGATGTCGCCGCGCTCGCTGAGCGTTTTGACGATATCGGCGAGCGGGAAGCCGACCTGGCCGGCACTTTCCGGCAGGTCCAGCAATTGCCGGAAGCGCCGGTTCCAGATGGTCAGCCGGTTGGAACTGTCGAACACGGCGATGCCCTGGTCCATCTGCGAAAGCGCGGTCTGCAGCATGTCCTGATTATATTGCAGCGCCTCGCTCGCCTGGTCGAGCAGCCAGGCGGTGTCGGAAGAGGCGTCCTCGGTTTTCTGCAGGATCAAAGACAGCACCAGCCGGGCCGAGGACGAGCCGATGGCGCTGCCGAGCAGCTGCTCGCTGAAATGGATGAGCGCCATATCGGCCGGTTGCTCGTCTTCAAGCTTGCGGCCGGAGCTTTGCTCATAGGTGGTGAA is a window of Rhizobium sp. N324 DNA encoding:
- a CDS encoding methyl-accepting chemotaxis protein; amino-acid sequence: MLFKSTTSRNLFSVAACGVIAVIVASSVIFYRSYTEIRSGSIEQMRQIATSEALKVERDIGGTVHIVDGLDAVLTTMKELGDTDRAKADKVLLNMLQANPAILATWTGWEPNAFDGKDKDYVGKEGYDTTGRYVPYWVRSGGQITHTALTDYATAGPGDYYQLPFRQRKTLVIEPYSYAIDGKDVLMTSVTKPIVIDGKAVGVAGLDLSLQDTAKALSASRPMGAGFLGLVTSAGKIVSHPDAGLIGKSLSETGAKTADWDRLIANPGVEQEVTNEDGSVSLAIAIAVKLAESPNWYAIVSVPKATLFGALYAVVRDAIVATSLAALLLGLAGWLIARRFVGRISSVIAETAEIAAGKLDVTLKDGDAKDEIGDLSRSLKALLERNRDRARLEAEAEENRALQERERAERARIDQAQEADVKFAVGELALGLAKLAEGDMTSALEHPFAATLDETRINFNESVVKLRSALVSFSHNAEVIQSGTEEIRSAADDLARRTEQQAASVEQTAAALEQITTSVKDSTARAEEAGSMVVRTKENAERSGQIVQRAVEAMNDIEQSSKSISNIIGVIDEIAFQTNLLALNAGVEAARAGEAGKGFAVVAQEVRELAQRSAGAAKEIKALIGASGGQVRHGVALVRETGDALEGIVQEVQQIDRNVHAIVQSAREQSTGLQEINTAVNQMDQATQKNAAMVEESNAAAHTLATEVSALSGRLGQFRLDAGTGVTSAMSRSNAPRPIAAPKIVSSHAAIPVPSPARALKKTLATAFGGGSKATAPAEHGWEDF
- a CDS encoding MFS transporter, which codes for MLTAAKSTENAQRPSIGFHALTLATFFGASAAPTPLYRIYQQNFSLSPLLITVVFAVYAFALLAALLTAGSISDHLGRKPVIFFALMLEIIAMGLFVVASGPGWLIAARIVQGIATGIAGASLGAALVDVDRAKGQTVNSIAPLCGMAVGAVGTSALIQYGPFPMHLIYALLLLAFTLLAAGIWLTRETGGTRPGALGSLIPRVTVPQQVKRPLSLVTPINIANWTLAGFYLSLVPSLVASTTGSGAPLTGGAVVTALMTSGAITVYLRRGKSASANLGFGVSAKALGILTVVAGVHLANVPLLLIGTVFTGAGFGTNFLGSLGTIMPLAKADERAGLLSAFYVQSYLAFSLPAILAGFLAKSAGYALTTDIYATAILLLMGAGLLGLRAGRRKAAA
- a CDS encoding TetR/AcrR family transcriptional regulator, whose amino-acid sequence is MAAKENLRPGGRSARVQASVHKAVRELLAEMNRAEVTIPLIAARAGVTPSTIYRRWGDLQELLADVAVERLRPDMQPVDAGSGKADLQAWAEQYAEEMSSGPGREMIRDVLAAQAGDNACKCCEYTRQQIVLIAERAKARAESFPDVECVMDQVVAPIMYRILFGDVPDGARVRDLVARVMSAD
- a CDS encoding PAS domain-containing hybrid sensor histidine kinase/response regulator, whose translation is MLPGWVIFASAFGYLLLLFAVASYGDRKKRGPGALDGGWPVVYALSLAIYCTSWTYFGSVGLAAQRGLEFAGIYIGPILVFTLGMPLLRRIIELAKAEKLTSVADFVAARYGKNPTVATIVALISLIGTIPYIALQLKAISSTVSAMVNPSDYGIGSGNLYFLDLPLLATLVLACFAIMFGTRHTDATEHQDGLILAVSMESVVKLVAFLTAGVCVIWFLFDGPTDLWQKTIDNSLVMSALSYHTPISRWITLIALSAFAIILLPRQFHVTVVENRTPKQLKLAGFLFPSYLIAINLFVLPVAIGGLLTFGGAGNADFYMLSLPLAGEMPVVSLITFIGGFSAATAMVIVDSVALSIMVSNDIIMPIFLRRKLAGRASQRDNFAKTLLNIRRSAIFAVLLFGYAYYRSTDSTAGLASIGLLSFAAIAQIAPALFGGLIWRRANARGAILGLTSGFVIWIYLLFLPSLGGPDYSYVASAVLGFIFPGTTLFAAPDADPLVNATVMSLLANTAFFIVGSLTRNARPLERIQAGIFVKRHSRSQFATRGWKTRISVGDLKAAISRYLGEERMQRSFTTYEQSSGRKLEDEQPADMALIHFSEQLLGSAIGSSSARLVLSLILQKTEDASSDTAWLLDQASEALQYNQDMLQTALSQMDQGIAVFDSSNRLTIWNRRFRQLLDLPESAGQVGFPLADIVKTLSERGDIAPGDLSQTVRHFLTLDKPFALVLGGGERIIEVRSNAMPDKGIVATFTDITQRVSADQALKQANETLEQRVAERTAELTRVNHELAEARAAADEANIGKTRFFAAAGHDILQPLNAARLYSSALVERMAQSDNSPIVRNIDSALESVETILGAVLDISRLDTGAMRPRLAAVALSDLLKRIETDFAPIAREKQLKLVVMPTSLRVRSDPNLLRRLVQNLVSNAIKYTITGKVLVGARRRGNQVIIQVIDSGIGIPPSKFRTVFKEFARLDEGAKTASGLGLGLSIVDRIARVLNHPVELHSTHGRGTAFRIAMPLDVSCPAEVAAAIAATERPGQPLKGLKILCIDNEPKILEGMRLLLSGWGCEVAALDCLADVISSDGRDGPPDLIIADYHLDDGTGIAAILHLRRQFGADIPALLVTADRTPEVRSEAERQDIAVQHKPVRPAALRAYITQISGLKRAAAE